One Salvelinus fontinalis isolate EN_2023a unplaced genomic scaffold, ASM2944872v1 scaffold_0041, whole genome shotgun sequence genomic region harbors:
- the LOC129842433 gene encoding zinc finger protein 271-like isoform X1, producing MSSLNYSLPAEEETVCWTEKEALIKEEEEEKDVTIQKQVEGEAVTLKEEEKDVTVKEEEDVTVKEEAFRVKEEEGVTVKDEEDSVFEVKAEEGENTVSSEEEEETGYLGPISQTQFKASSGSKDELSHKMVLRNRAVITTGEIRDYRGSSGEPQQPHDADEAEKSLSRSELLKKHLQRSTGKITHCCSDCGKRFTSSGIKIHQRTHTGEKPYSCDQCGKSFTTSSNLTVHQRTHTGEKPYSCGQCGKSFTTSIQLTLHQRTHTGEKPYSCDQCGKSFTTAGHLTLHQRTHTGEKPYSCDQCGKSFTTSGHLTLHQRTHTGEKPYSCDQCGKSFGRSGQLTSHKRTHMGEKPYSCGQCGKSFGRSDQLTLHQRTHTGEKPYSCDQCGKRCTTSGQLTLHQRTHTGEKPYSCDQCGKRFTTSSQLTLHQRIHTGEKPYCCNQCGKSFTQLNSLIVHQRTHTGEKPFSCDLCGKRFTTSSALTSHQRIHTGEKPYCCNQCGKSFTESSSLTKHQRTHTGEKSYSCDQCGKSFTESSSLTKHQRIHTGEKPYTCNQCGKSFTHLQSLIVHQRTHTGEKSFSCGQCGKRFTTSSALTSHQRIHTGEKPYCCNQCGKRFTTSSALTSHQRIHTGEKPYCCNQCGKSFTESSSLTKHQRTHTGEKPYSCGQCGKSFTTSIQLTLHQRTHTGEKPYSCDQCGKSFTTAGHLTLHQRTHTGEKPYSCDQCGKSFTASGHLTLHQRTHTGEKPYSCDQCGKSFGRSGQLTSHKRTHTGEKPYSCGQCGKSFGRSDQLTLHQRTHTGEKPYSCDQCGKSFTTSGHLTLHQRTHTGEKPYSCDQCGKSFGRSGQLTSHKRTHTGEKPYCCNQCGKSFTESSSLTKHQRTHTGEKSYSCDQCGKSFTESSSLTKHQRTHTGEKSYSCDQCGKRFTTSSSLTSHQRTHTGEKPFSCGQCGMRFTRFRYLTIHQRKHTGQKPYSSNKCGKI from the exons atgagttcactaaattactctcttcctgctgaagaagagacggtctgttggacggagaaagaagctctcatcaaagaggaggaggaagagaaggatgttacaatacaaaaacaagtagagggtgaggctgttaccctgaaagaagaagagaaagacgttacagtgaaagaagaggaagacgttacagtgaaagaagaggcgttcagagtgaaagaggaggagggtgttacagttaaagatgaggaggattcagtttttgaagtgaaagcggaggagggggagaatacggtctcatcggaagaagaggaggaaactggatatctgggcccgatttcccaaacgcaatttaaggcatccagtggttctaaagatgaacttagccataagatggttttgagaaaccgggccgtgattaccactg gagagataagggactatcgtggatcctctggggagcctcaacaacctcatgatgctgacgaggcagagaagagtctctccagatcagaactcctcaagaaacacctgcagagatccacagggaagataactcactgctgctctgactgtgggaagagattcacctcctcaggcattaaaattcatcagagaacacacacaggagagaaaccttatagctgtgatcaatgtgggaagagttttactacatctagcaatctgactgtacaccagagaacacacacaggagagaaaccttatagctgtggtcaatgtgggaagagttttactacatctatccagctgacattacaccagagaacacacacaggagagaaaccttatagctgtgatcaatgtgggaagagttttactacagcTGGTcatctgactttacaccagagaacacacacaggagagaaaccttatagctgtgatcaatgtgggaagagttttactacatctggccatctgactttacaccagagaacacacacaggagagaaaccttatagctgtgatcaatgtgggaagagttttggtagatctggccagctgacatcacacaagagaacacacatgggagagaaaccttatagctgtggtcaatgtgggaagagttttggtagatctgaccagctgacattacaccagagaacacacacaggagagaaaccttacagctgtgatcaatgtggaaagagatgtactacatctggccagctgacattacaccagagaacacacacaggagagaaaccttatagctgtgatcaatgtgggaagagatttactacatctagccagctgacattacaccagaggatacacacaggagagaaaccttattgctgtaatcaatgtgggaagagttttactcagctgaACAGCCTGATAGTACACCagcggacacacacaggagagaaaccttttagctgtgatctatgtgggaagagatttactacatctagcgctcttacttcacaccagagaatacacacaggagagaaaccttattgctgtaatcaatgtgggaagagttttactgaaTCTAGCTCGCTGactaaacaccagagaacacacacaggagagaaatcttatagctgtgatcaatgtgggaaaagttttaCTGAATCTAGCTCTCTGACtaaacaccagagaatacacacaggagagaaaccttatacctgtaatcaatgtggaaagagttttactcaCCTACAAAGCCTGATAGTACACCagcggacacacacaggagagaaatcttttagctgtggtcaatgtgggaagagatttactacatctagcgctcttacttcacaccagagaatacacacaggagagaaaccttattgctgtaatcaatgtgggaagagatttactacatctagcgctcttacttcacaccagagaatacacacaggagagaaaccttattgctgtaatcaatgtgggaagagttttactgaaTCTAGCTCGCTGactaaacaccagagaacacacacaggagagaaaccttatagctgtggtcaatgtgggaagagttttactacatctatccagctgacattacaccagagaacacacacaggagagaaaccttatagctgtgatcaatgtgggaagagttttactacagcTGGCcatctgactttacaccagagaacacacacaggagagaaaccttatagctgtgatcaatgtgggaagagttttactgcatctggccatctgactttacaccagagaacacacacaggagagaaaccttatagctgtgatcaatgtgggaagagttttggtagatctggccagctgacatcacacaagagaacacacacaggagagaaaccttatagctgtggtcaatgtgggaagagttttggtagatctgaccagctgacattacaccagagaacacacacaggagagaaaccttatagctgtgatcaatgtgggaagagttttactacatctggccatctgactttacaccagagaacacacacaggagagaaaccttatagctgtgatcaatgtgggaagagttttggtagatctggccagctgacatcacacaagagaacacacacaggagagaaaccttattgctgtaatcaatgtgggaagagttttactgaaTCTAGCTCTCTGactaaacaccagagaacacacacaggagagaaatcttatagctgtgatcaatgtgggaagagttttactgaaTCTAGCTCTCTGactaaacaccagagaacacacacaggagagaaatcttatagctgtgatcaatgtgggaagagatttactacatctagctctctgacttcacaccagagaacacacacaggagagaaaccttttagctgtggtcaatgtgggatgAGATTTACCAGATTTAgatatctaactatacaccagagaaaacacacaggacAGAAACCTTATAGCAGTAATAAATGTGGGAAGATATAG